Proteins encoded together in one Telopea speciosissima isolate NSW1024214 ecotype Mountain lineage chromosome 6, Tspe_v1, whole genome shotgun sequence window:
- the LOC122665441 gene encoding uncharacterized protein LOC122665441: MQRQSLGSPGLKLHSHGEAKKEKKFEEGEQKRKSGGGTAITVDERENQVKKPHRLMISRPEKSILLIPILTLFCLLVLYLCSYDPSQTDLGHFKDIRRSWKPTGKCSFIDEIIYPFSYSQGVSDFGRLLGLEKSEILAIRSHWSLQEIGKQAQKS; the protein is encoded by the exons ATGCAAAGACAGTCTCTAGGCTCCCCTGGACTAAAACTCCATAGCCATGGAGAAgcgaaaaaggagaagaagttcGAAGAAGGAGAACAGAAGCGGAAGAGCGGAGGAGGTACAGCTATAACTGTAGATGAACGAGAAAACCAGGTCAAGAAACCACACAGATTGATGATTTCTCGGCCTGAGAAATCCATACTTCTGATACCAATCCTCACACTTTTCTGTTTACTTGTTCTCTACCTCTGCTCTTACGATCCTTCTCAAACAG ATTTAGGTCATTTCAAAGACATTCGACGGTCTTGGAAGCCGACAGGTAAATGTAGCTTCATTGACGAGATTATTTATCCTTTCTCAT ATTCACAGGGGGTTAGTGATTTTGGACGATTATTAGGGTTGGAGAAAAGCGAAATTTTGGCAATCCGAAGCCATTGGAGCTTACAGGAGATTGGGAAACAAGCTCAAAAATCTTGA